The sequence atgtgaagaatgcttttctacaTGGCGAGCTCAAGGAAGAGGTCTATATGGAAGCTCCACCAGGATTCGCAGAAAATTTTAAAAACAGGGAAGTTTGTCGTCTTAAAAAATCTTTATATGGGCTAAAGCAATCCCCTCGGGCTTGGTTTAGGAAATTTACCTTAGCCATGAAAAAATATGGCTATAAACAAAGTAATTCAGATCACACACTTTTTTTCAAACAAAAAAACCAAATGATAACTTGTTTGATTATCTATGTCGATGACATGATAATTACAGGAAATGATAGAGATGAATTTTTCAACTTAAAAGCAAACGTATCAaaggaatttgaaatgaaagatcttggaaTGTTAAAATATTTCTTGGGGATCGAAGTTCTTAGATCGCAACAAGAAATATTTATTTGTCaaaagaaatatgttcttgatctACTTGCTGAAACAGGGATGATCGACTGCAAACCAGCCGAAACTCCTGCAATTCCAAACCAGAAGCTGTTTATCGAAGAAGGAGCTCAACTTGCAAATCGAGAACAATATCAGAGGATCGTCGGAAAGCTAATTTACCTTGCTCATAGCGTATGCGGTAGGAGTTGTCAGCCAATTTATGCATCATCCTCAAGTACATCACATGGAAGCTATGTGGAGAATCATCAGATACCTCAAAGGAACAGCTGGACATGGAGTTGTATTCAAAAACAACGGACACCTCAAAACTCAGATATACACAGATGCAGGTTGGGGAGGTGAAAAAGGAGATAGAAAATCCACGTCAGGGTATTTCACCTCGGTTGGCGGGAACCTGGTTACGtggaaaagtaaaaaacaaaaAGTGGTAGCCCTTTCAAGTGTTGAAGCCGAGTTTAGAGGGATAGCACGAGGAGTACAAGAAGCTTTATGGATCAGAAAGCTATTAAAAGAGATCGGATTTCCACCCAAAGACAGTAGTCAGATTTTTTGCGACAATGAAGCAGCAATTGCTATttcagaaaatccagttcaacatgaTCGAACAAAGCATGTTGAAATTGACAGACATTTTATCAAAGAAAAGCTAGAAGCAGAAATCATCTCACTTCCATTTGTGAGATCAGAAGACCAGCTCGCAGACATCCTTACCAAAGCAGTCAATGGAAGAGTATTTAACGAAGTACTGTTCAAGTTGAATTTCGAaaatcccactattcaacttgagggggagtgttgaaATAAAAAGGATCAGAACTGTATTTGCTCATCATTTCCTGGAAAAGACCAAACGAAATAGTTGACCAGAGTTGACCAAAGTGCACCAGTTGCCCAACGGCTATTTCCTTATCAAAGAAAAGCTAGAAGCAGAAATCATCTCACTTCCATTTGTGAGATCAGAAGACCAGCTCGCAGACATCCTTACCAAAGCAGTCAATGGAAGAGTATTTAACGAAGTACTGTTCAAGTTGAATTTCGAaaatcccactattcaacttgagggggagtgttgaaATAAAAAGGATCAGAACTGTATTTGCTCATCATTTCTTGGAAAAGACCAAACGAAATAGTTGACCAGAGTTGACCAAAGTGCACCAGTTGCCCCACGGCTATTTCCTTTTTAGTCAAAAGCAGATTCTTCAAGAAAGTAAAAAAGCACCATTCCAAAATAGGAATTAGCTGTTATATTCTTTGTATTATAAATCAAATAGCAATAGCAATTCATTGTAAAGATATCAATTCAAGTTTATGAATAATCACTGATCAATATCAATTCAATACTACAAAATCAGTTCATATTGTATCAATTTAAACACATAGTGCATCTGCAGCCGCTACGGCTTGACAGACTAAACACGATTATATATAGGGGTTTTTATCATATATACTattcttaacttttaaaatcacatATTTACCTCTTCAATTTACCAGAACGCGAACATATACGTTTTTGGACCTTTGATTTGGACGACATTGATCTTCCGTTCACCAGATCACCGGCGCATTCTAGGTCTTCCAACTCTTTATTCACTTCATTTAACCGTTTTTCCGACTTTTTAATCAGTTCATTTAGTTCATTTAACCTGTGTGATACATgacaaaaaaaaattgaaaattgacCACATGTCATATATTTAACTGAGATGTACAAGCTCAGTAACCATACGTTGGGATGATGAAGTGCACGTACTGATCTCCATATGAGTTAGAGCTTCTATTTTTGATTCCTGAtacataattaaaaaaaaattcgtcAATCCAATCCCATTAGAAGGAAATGAACTGCTGAATATAAGTTTTTTTAGTTGCtactaagtatatatatacatatacatatgcaataCACAATAAATATAAAACAAACGGTTAAAATGAAACTGAAGGTAATCTAATATCGTCAATGCAATCTACCTTTTCCCTTCATTACTACTTGTTCACCACGATGGGTTCCCGGAAGAACCTGCATATGAAAAAGTATATAACCTTAGACAAGTGTAACGAGAATTTAATAAACTTGTTAGTGTTAacagtaatatttattatttaatgtaAATAATAATGAGAACAGAACCTTAAGAAGAACGTCACCCGTCAATGTTGGGACTTGTATAGTTTCTCCCAACCTTGCCTGCAAGTAGATATAAAGGCAGGCTCATCAGGTAATTAAAATATAGAGATAATGAAGTAGATGAATAACTTAATATGGCCGAGTCTTATTACCTGAGTCTTATTCAGAAAAGCATCAACATGAATATCTGGTCCTTGTCGTCGAAAAACAGGGTGATCTTGCACCTACATATTTATTTATCATCATTCATGATATACATAAATATGCATAATCAGCATACACGTGCAGATACGTACATATGCAATTTTTCTACACACCAAAACCAATAATATGACCCATACATTGAATCCTTGAGAAAATAATAGGGGCATATATGAAACTTGATATTACCTTGATGACAACATAAAGATCACCAGGCTGGTTACCATCTGGATCTGCCCCACCACTTCCAGAAATACTTAATTCTTCATTTGTATCAACTCCTGAATCAATCATGGATGGTGTGTGATCATACATacttaaagataaaaaaaataaatagttatatatttatattcagaaaaaatacaatttttttttacaTCAGCTTATCATACATCTGATGTGGATGTATGATAAGCTgctgtgaagtttttttttttaaatggtttagtgtttgggtttagtccctaaacccaaaaccctataccattcgtgttaaaaactcaatctaaaccctaaatctaaatcctaattactaaaccctaaacaataTTTTTCATCCGCTCATTAGTCATTTTTCATTAGTTTTGGTTATCATACATCGATGTATGTTAACGTGCGGTATCATACATCAGATGTATGATAACAAGctgtgaaaaataaaaataaaaaatatttttttatattctAAATAGTAAAAATTAACCTTGGAAATTAAAAAATCTGCAATCTAAACTCTAATTTTAAAgatataaaaaaattaaatttgATTATCCCCTTATCCCCACAAAGGGGTGCTTAGAGCTGGATCTTCTCCCTATATATATACGtagtaataattagtattaataatgaccTGGCATTATATCTACTTTCACCGACTTTGGTCCTCTCACAACCTTCTTGGCATTGCATGTCTTGCATGACCGCTGTATGTAAACCAACATTGTAGTATAAGTCATGATGGTTCGGCTAACATTATATTATGTGGTCATATACATTTTATGTGGTCCAAACTTCAACAACCAAATATAGTAacagtaacggtaacggtaataaAAGTAATGTAAATGAAAGTGAAAACCTAACAAACAAATTTTTGGGTaacacatatatacatttttatttattataacaTACCTTAAAGCCAAATATACCAGTTCCACCACAAACTTTACAAGTCGACTCGGTCTCGAAGACTACGTTTCTGGTACATCCCAGCACAGCTTCCATAAAGGAAAGTTCAAGGGTTACCTGCATATCATGAAAAAAAACTAACGACCCAATCATACACAAAAAGATCACCAAAAAAAAAACAGACCTTAACATCATTGCCACCAAAATCGCAATCAACTGGCCCACCAAAACCACATTTCTGATGATAAGACTGACAGACAAATACCAAAAGTAACAACATTATTATAATCAAACAACaatatagtattataattattataacttcAGCCAATGTTGCCTGAAGGTCGTTAGAAACTAAAAATTCACAAACAAAAAACATTATAAATGGAGACCACCGCATGAATTGATTTCTTGATTCTACTTATTTATAAAAGACAGATAGATATATAGATTGTACATGGTCATATTGTGCTCGTTTCTCCTCATCTTTCAGAGCCTGCAGGCAGCAATGAACGAAGGTAAAGTATGAGAGCGTTGACTATAGATGGTAAAAATAAGTTGGAAAGATGTGACATTTTAAGATGGTATATCCTGAAATAGTTCGTTTATCATGAAAATatcataataaaataaataaaaataaaacagatgttaactactactacaacaacaacagcaacagataGATAGATTGTACCTGGTCCTGGTCATATTGTGCTCGTTTCTCCTCATCTTTCAGAACCTGCAGGCAGCAATGAACAAAGGTAAAGTATGAGAGTGTTGACAATAAATGATAAAAAGTAAGTTGGAAAGATGTGACATTTTAGAATGGTATATCCGAAATAGTTAATTTatcatcaaaatatcaaaatacaCTAACAAAATAAAACAGATGTTAAACAACAACACCACCACCGTACCTCGTATGCCTTTGAAATTTTCTTAAACATTGTTTCAGCTGCTTCTGGATCATTTTTATTTACATCTGGATGCCACTTCTTTGCTAACTAGAATATTCAAATAGCACAACAGAGTAACTAACTACTTAATTAATAATAGAGATATACATCACATCTAACCAAACGAACAAGCAAACTCACAAGAAATTGCATAAATCAAAACAATAAGGTTGTGAGAAATGACTAACCCCACTTACCCACCATGTAATAGGCGTTCTTAATTTCTGATGCAGTCACATTCTTATTGACTTTGAGTGTATCATAATAATCTTTAGCAGCCATGTATGCTggttaagataaaaaaaaaaaagttcaacgATCAACCATGGCGGCGAAAATTAATCAAAGGCTAACGTAAATGGTTCCCGTGTTATTAGCCTTATTGATATGATGGCTCCAGATAAAAACTTTTAAAGAGCTAGATATGCAGAAACACGCAACTATTATATTGCTAATGCTGTATGATCTTACCACCAACTACACAATCAAGGTGTTAATAAAGTGGTAATCAATGCCAGCTAATTCATATGCACAAAAAGAAAAAAACTTGGTGTGCTTTTATGATGAAAAGGTGAATCTTGGTTACAAAATAACTTAGTTGCATTAATTAGTATAAATTGTAAACCTGGGTTGTATTCATGATACATTTGCCCGCAAGAAGTTATGGAGCTTCAAATAATAAAGAAATTCATATATATTGGACAGAGAAATTGATACATACAAGTGCCATGAATCGATCTAGTATTTCCAAAACACGCATTAACCTTTACAGAATTTGCCCGATATCTCGAATTAACAACTGCAACAAATTAAAAAACACACctgcatcattaataaatataGCAACAGAAGCTacaaatataaacataataatGCTTACCAGTTTTGTAATATTGAGAGTTAGGAATGATGTAGTAATAATAAGTATGAATGGATGTACCAAACTTTCTATAACCTCCTTTAATCACCGATTCATACAACTGCATCGTAATTACATTTACATatttacatacacatatataagacAATAACTAAAAAGTACGGAGTACATAAATACACaaatacaaaatataataataGTACAACTGAGAAA comes from Rutidosis leptorrhynchoides isolate AG116_Rl617_1_P2 chromosome 4, CSIRO_AGI_Rlap_v1, whole genome shotgun sequence and encodes:
- the LOC139904647 gene encoding chaperone protein dnaJ GFA2, mitochondrial-like is translated as MAAKDYYDTLKVNKNVTASEIKNAYYMLAKKWHPDVNKNDPEAAETMFKKISKAYEVLKDEEKRAQYDQDQALKDEEKRAQYDHSYHQKCGFGGPVDCDFGGNDVKVTLELSFMEAVLGCTRNVVFETESTCKVCGGTGIFGFKRSCKTCNAKKVVRGPKSVKVDIMPGVDTNEELSISGSGGADPDGNQPGDLYVVIKVQDHPVFRRQGPDIHVDAFLNKTQARLGETIQVPTLTGDVLLKVLPGTHRGEQVVMKGKGRLH